In Akkermansia muciniphila, one DNA window encodes the following:
- a CDS encoding MFS transporter has translation MSALPSQSRYIIGTEACERFSFYGMKSILMLYMTGHLLMSDNWATSTLHIFVGMVYLLPLAGAWLADKVWGRYKTILYISLLYCVGHGVLATADLFHTIEARRYILMAGLFIIALGAGGIKPCVSAFMGDQIPNKSPQLMTKAFNAFYWAINLGSFFSFLVIPAMEQHYGYSWAFAVPGLFMGVATFVFWLGRKKYHKTSPDRNNGQAGFWKVLFIILFHGGWKNAEQRCGTSAVEDTRHILKILSIFAFIIPFWSIFEQTASSWVAQGSRMIPLSIPLPGGSWSIGPAQIQAANPIFVMVFIPLITVFVYPRAVTLAKPLVRLGTGLALSSATFLIVAFLQYRLEEGASMSIAWQLIPYCVLTISEILVSTTGLEFAYTQAPAHLKSLITSFWNLTIFAGNMLVAAITFFLSNGEAANAISTDRFILYAVLAAVVAVAYSFRARRYGKTE, from the coding sequence ATGAGCGCCCTGCCCTCCCAATCCAGATACATCATCGGAACGGAAGCCTGCGAACGTTTCAGCTTCTACGGCATGAAGTCCATCCTCATGCTGTACATGACGGGCCACCTGCTGATGAGCGACAACTGGGCAACCTCCACCCTCCATATCTTTGTGGGAATGGTTTATCTGCTTCCCCTGGCGGGGGCATGGCTGGCGGACAAGGTCTGGGGCCGATATAAAACCATTCTTTATATTTCCCTGCTTTACTGCGTAGGGCACGGAGTTCTGGCAACGGCGGATCTTTTTCACACCATTGAAGCGCGCCGTTACATTCTCATGGCGGGCCTGTTCATCATCGCGCTGGGAGCCGGAGGCATCAAGCCATGCGTCTCCGCTTTTATGGGAGACCAGATTCCCAATAAGTCCCCGCAGTTAATGACCAAGGCCTTCAATGCCTTCTACTGGGCCATCAACCTGGGTTCCTTCTTCTCCTTCCTGGTCATTCCGGCCATGGAACAGCATTACGGGTACAGTTGGGCGTTTGCCGTCCCGGGCCTTTTCATGGGAGTCGCCACTTTCGTCTTCTGGCTGGGCCGCAAAAAATACCACAAAACGTCTCCGGATCGGAACAACGGCCAGGCCGGCTTCTGGAAAGTCCTTTTCATCATCCTGTTCCACGGAGGCTGGAAAAACGCGGAACAACGCTGCGGAACTTCTGCCGTGGAAGACACCAGGCACATCCTGAAAATCCTTTCCATCTTTGCCTTTATCATCCCATTCTGGTCCATTTTCGAACAGACGGCTTCCTCCTGGGTGGCCCAGGGCAGCAGGATGATTCCTCTTTCCATCCCGCTTCCGGGCGGTTCCTGGTCCATCGGGCCGGCCCAAATCCAGGCGGCCAATCCCATTTTTGTCATGGTGTTTATCCCCCTCATCACCGTATTTGTTTATCCCAGGGCGGTAACACTGGCGAAGCCCCTGGTGCGTCTCGGAACGGGGTTGGCCCTTAGTTCCGCTACATTCCTGATTGTCGCTTTCCTGCAATACCGGCTGGAAGAAGGAGCCTCCATGTCCATCGCATGGCAGCTGATTCCTTACTGCGTACTCACCATCTCTGAAATCCTGGTCAGCACCACCGGCCTGGAATTTGCCTATACGCAAGCTCCGGCGCATTTAAAAAGCCTCATCACCAGCTTCTGGAACCTCACGATTTTTGCAGGCAACATGCTGGTGGCCGCAATTACTTTTTTCCTGTCCAACGGAGAAGCAGCCAACGCCATTTCCACGGACCGCTTCATCCTGTACGCCGTACTGGCCGCCGTGGTGGCGGTAGCCTACTCCTTCCGGGCGCGCAGGTACGGAAAAACGGAATAA
- a CDS encoding peptidylprolyl isomerase, translated as MLDYLRKHTIVIMAAMALVFVGLMFIGGDVSGGSLTGMFKQTFVSVDGKSYGEKDYNNMGRTGLSVAFSFPSTFGPLLQDNFSSEENLRELCYLLKTNNPNAAFLAYRGIIRREAGRLGLTPSTTEIDDAICKIPEFQNDKGVFDPQKYDNFISMRGNMGKKLQEELLRGLMEDTISLERIKDVLTGGISVEPGFAEAVAESNSQQITINTAFLEKSAFRPKTDPGEEEIKTFWDKHKENYKNEEARFFTVYTFIPAGDAQAPKPGDISNATMETMNLVENDIWEPLNATNGRNMDQAISEALAKAPGVCKMEKKSYTAVTRKNAPQEINQTINQSASDGRSANLLDVAFSLTGAPALNADADAKAIEEARAKTGAEQISTMQVLENGQVVLIRLEGVTPVKALPYESARNSARADLLESMTVESMNKAATELNTELQKAENPVEQFNAIAGKAGAKTGAYGPFINPNALLSSVNLQNAKTQEELQSLLERAMNSRLAPPKELPAPEEVFQAVSVINPGQMAQPINTGDGILLTQLVKRELEDTPEFQIKATQQIAPALTAQAKSMIMLDWLKACIAQYKVEIAPILNQER; from the coding sequence ATGCTAGATTACTTACGTAAACATACAATCGTCATCATGGCAGCCATGGCCCTGGTGTTTGTGGGCCTCATGTTCATCGGCGGGGACGTAAGCGGCGGCTCCCTGACCGGCATGTTCAAGCAGACTTTCGTTTCCGTGGACGGGAAATCTTATGGGGAAAAGGATTATAACAACATGGGCAGGACCGGCCTGTCCGTGGCTTTTTCCTTCCCTTCCACCTTCGGACCGTTGCTTCAGGACAATTTCAGCTCGGAAGAAAATCTGCGCGAACTCTGCTACCTGTTGAAAACAAATAACCCCAATGCGGCTTTTCTGGCCTACCGCGGCATTATCCGTCGGGAGGCGGGACGCCTGGGCTTGACGCCCAGCACCACGGAAATTGACGATGCCATTTGCAAGATTCCGGAGTTCCAGAACGACAAAGGCGTTTTCGACCCCCAAAAATACGACAATTTCATTTCCATGCGCGGCAACATGGGTAAAAAGCTGCAGGAGGAACTGCTGCGCGGACTGATGGAAGACACCATCAGCCTGGAACGCATCAAGGACGTGCTGACCGGGGGTATTTCCGTGGAGCCCGGTTTTGCCGAAGCTGTCGCCGAATCCAACAGCCAGCAGATTACCATCAACACCGCCTTCCTGGAAAAAAGCGCCTTCCGTCCCAAGACGGATCCCGGAGAAGAGGAAATAAAAACCTTCTGGGACAAGCATAAGGAAAATTACAAGAATGAAGAAGCGCGCTTCTTCACCGTTTACACCTTTATCCCCGCAGGAGATGCCCAGGCTCCCAAGCCTGGCGACATTTCCAACGCCACCATGGAGACCATGAACCTGGTGGAAAATGACATCTGGGAACCGCTGAACGCCACCAACGGCAGGAACATGGACCAGGCCATCAGCGAAGCCCTGGCCAAGGCTCCCGGCGTCTGCAAAATGGAGAAAAAATCTTACACGGCCGTAACGCGCAAAAACGCGCCTCAGGAAATCAACCAGACAATCAACCAATCCGCTTCCGACGGACGCAGCGCCAATCTGCTGGATGTGGCTTTCTCCCTGACGGGAGCCCCCGCCCTGAATGCGGATGCGGATGCCAAGGCCATTGAAGAAGCGCGCGCCAAAACCGGGGCCGAACAGATCAGCACCATGCAGGTGCTGGAAAACGGGCAAGTCGTCCTGATCCGCCTGGAAGGCGTTACTCCGGTCAAAGCCCTGCCTTACGAGTCTGCCCGCAACAGCGCGCGTGCCGACCTCCTGGAAAGCATGACCGTTGAATCCATGAACAAGGCAGCTACGGAACTCAATACGGAACTGCAGAAGGCGGAGAACCCTGTGGAACAGTTCAATGCCATCGCCGGAAAAGCCGGCGCAAAAACCGGCGCTTACGGCCCCTTTATTAATCCGAACGCACTCTTGAGCAGCGTCAACCTGCAAAACGCCAAAACACAGGAAGAACTCCAGTCTCTTCTGGAACGGGCCATGAATTCCCGCCTGGCCCCTCCCAAAGAACTCCCGGCTCCTGAAGAAGTATTCCAGGCGGTTTCCGTCATCAACCCCGGCCAGATGGCCCAGCCCATCAACACGGGGGACGGCATCCTGCTGACCCAGCTCGTCAAGCGCGAACTGGAGGATACGCCGGAATTCCAAATCAAAGCTACCCAGCAAATTGCCCCGGCTCTGACTGCCCAGGCAAAATCCATGATCATGCTGGACTGGCTGAAAGCGTGCATTGCCCAATACAAGGTGGAAATTGCCCCCATCCTGAATCAGGAACGCTAA
- the sufT gene encoding putative Fe-S cluster assembly protein SufT — MLNQVIELKREVTAVQIPSGDVLTLPEGERVYVTQILGGSYTVATDHGLARISRENADALGAGAEEPSPEAAALDENATLEERVWDTLKCVYDPEIPVDIVNLGLIYDVTVIELENGLHHVAVKMTLTAPGCGMGPHLVMEAKDRIEALEGVEAADVEMVWDPPWNQDMVSEEGRMKLGLI; from the coding sequence ATGCTGAACCAGGTAATAGAACTCAAAAGAGAAGTGACGGCGGTCCAGATCCCCAGCGGGGATGTGCTCACCCTGCCGGAAGGGGAACGCGTGTATGTCACCCAGATACTGGGTGGCTCCTATACCGTGGCTACGGACCATGGCCTGGCCCGTATTTCCAGGGAGAACGCGGACGCCCTTGGCGCTGGAGCGGAAGAACCTTCTCCGGAAGCGGCTGCGCTGGATGAGAACGCCACACTGGAAGAAAGGGTCTGGGATACGCTGAAATGTGTGTATGACCCGGAAATTCCCGTGGACATCGTCAACCTGGGCCTGATCTATGATGTGACTGTCATTGAGCTGGAGAACGGCCTTCACCATGTGGCGGTAAAAATGACCCTCACGGCGCCCGGCTGCGGAATGGGCCCTCATCTGGTCATGGAAGCCAAGGACCGTATTGAAGCGTTGGAAGGGGTGGAGGCCGCGGATGTGGAAATGGTGTGGGATCCCCCCTGGAATCAGGACATGGTCAGCGAGGAGGGCAGAATGAAACTCGGATTGATCTGA